A stretch of DNA from Micromonospora sp. NBC_01813:
CCAGGCCGCGTACGGCGGCGGCGGCACCCACCCAGGCGGCGAATCTCCGGTACGGGAGCCCGGCGAGCCCCGCCGACACGAACGCCGGCAGGGCGAGGACGTCGACGAGCTTGGCGGTGATGACCAGCCGAGGCAGTGACATCCCGGCCAGCCGGTCGAGCAGCGCCGTCGCCTTGAGCCTGCTCAGCAGGGACGCCACCCAGGGCCGGCGGGCCGACCTGCCGACGAGGTAGAGCAGGCTGTCGCCCACCACCTCGGCCAGCACGACGATCACCCAGATCGGCCAGAACGCCGCAGCGCCGGCGCCGACCAGGGTGCCCGCGGTGATCGTCGCGGCCGGCCCCTCGACGAGCACGAAGAGACCGAGTACCAGGTAGGGGTGCTCGAGCACGGCCTGTGTCAGATCCATGCCGAGAAGCTTCGGCCGAGGGTCCCGCACCGGTCGTCCCTCCGCGGGGCCGACCGATGAAGCTCCGTGGTGAGGGCTCCGATCACCGACCACGGCACCCACCGGCCTGCCAACCGACCGGCCGGCGATTCCCCGGGCGGCGCTGCGTTGACTGCCATCACTAGCCCCCTACCTGCGGGTTACGTCGCTTGTCTGACGCCGACTTCCTACCGAGCGAATCTGAGACGACCGTTAATGCGGCGCTCAGGCCGGGTGGCCGAACCATGTGCCCAGCGCACC
This window harbors:
- a CDS encoding DedA family protein gives rise to the protein MDLTQAVLEHPYLVLGLFVLVEGPAATITAGTLVGAGAAAFWPIWVIVVLAEVVGDSLLYLVGRSARRPWVASLLSRLKATALLDRLAGMSLPRLVITAKLVDVLALPAFVSAGLAGLPYRRFAAWVGAAAAVRGLVLIGLGALLGSQLSGLLALPGGIFLLTAAVAGPVAVFHLVMKRYHLRKVVVPCASSSVPTPTPLTSTGRPTSPSAWPWH